A single window of Bacteroidota bacterium DNA harbors:
- a CDS encoding phenylalanine--tRNA ligase subunit beta — protein sequence MKISFNWLKNYIETGLSAQEVADLLTSSGLEVESVEKFQPVKGGLEGLIIGKILTKEKHPDADRLNLTTVDVGQGDPLHIVCGASNVDTGQKVVVATVGTTLYPSSCEPFQIKKSKIRGAVSEGMICAEDEIGLGNSHEGIMVLASDAKEGTLVSDYFKIENDFVFEIGLTPNRADATSHIGVARDLAAILSISENRDIFVKLPDVIDFKIDNQDFKISVEIEDKMACPRYSGITITGIKVEQSPKWLQQKLKAIGLKPINNIVDITNFVLHETGQPLHAFDATQIKGNKIIVKKVAAGTKFKTLDDVERQINAQDLMICDSQGPLAIAGVFGGKDSGVSELTTNVFLESAYFNAVSIRKTARVHGLKTDASFRYERGTDPNITVFALKRAALLIKQIAGGQISSEVVDVYPEKIENFKIQLSYKTTDSLIGKTIDREIIKRIIRVLGIEIHAEFSDGLSLSVPPFKVDVTREVDLIEEVLRIYGYNNIEIPQQVRASLTFSQKPDKDKAKNIVSDLLSNKGFNEIMSNSLTKINYVGLLSDLDEKENVNILNPLSSDLGVMRRTLIFGGLEALAYNINRKNANLKFYEFGKTYKRKQDHSGYDEKQMLALFLTGSKNPESWNIKEEPVDFYYLKGFIQSVFERLGLEYLSGESENTAFSYGLRLFSKKETICEYGELNKKVLKALDINQPVFYAEVNWDLIVSLLEKIKTNFTGIPKFPFVRRDLALLIDKNVKFQDIEKISFQSGRQLLKEVNLFDVYEGEKLEPGKKSYAVSFILQDPEKTLTDVQIDKFMDKLQKDFQENLGATLR from the coding sequence ATGAAGATATCATTTAACTGGTTAAAGAATTATATTGAAACAGGGCTTTCTGCTCAGGAAGTTGCTGATTTATTAACTAGCTCTGGACTAGAAGTAGAATCAGTTGAAAAATTTCAACCGGTAAAAGGTGGTTTGGAAGGCCTGATTATTGGAAAGATATTAACAAAGGAAAAACATCCAGATGCAGATAGATTAAACCTTACTACTGTTGATGTTGGACAGGGGGATCCTTTGCATATTGTATGCGGAGCATCAAATGTTGATACCGGCCAAAAGGTTGTAGTAGCCACGGTTGGAACAACTTTATATCCAAGCTCTTGTGAGCCTTTTCAAATAAAAAAATCCAAAATTAGAGGAGCCGTTTCAGAAGGAATGATTTGTGCTGAAGATGAAATTGGACTAGGAAATTCTCATGAGGGTATTATGGTACTTGCTTCAGATGCAAAAGAAGGTACTTTGGTATCTGATTATTTTAAAATAGAAAATGATTTTGTATTTGAAATTGGCCTTACCCCAAACAGGGCAGATGCTACCTCTCATATAGGTGTAGCCAGGGACTTGGCAGCAATTTTATCAATTAGTGAAAATCGAGATATTTTTGTGAAATTACCTGATGTAATTGATTTTAAAATTGATAATCAAGATTTTAAAATTTCTGTTGAAATTGAAGATAAAATGGCTTGTCCACGCTATTCAGGAATAACGATTACAGGAATAAAGGTTGAACAATCACCTAAGTGGTTGCAGCAAAAATTAAAAGCTATTGGACTTAAACCAATAAATAACATTGTTGATATTACGAATTTTGTTTTACATGAAACCGGTCAACCTTTGCATGCTTTTGACGCTACACAAATTAAAGGAAATAAAATCATTGTTAAAAAAGTAGCAGCAGGCACTAAATTCAAAACTCTTGATGATGTAGAAAGGCAAATCAATGCACAGGATTTAATGATTTGTGATTCGCAAGGGCCATTGGCCATTGCTGGTGTTTTTGGTGGAAAAGATTCTGGTGTAAGCGAATTAACTACAAATGTTTTTTTGGAAAGTGCTTATTTTAACGCTGTTTCCATTCGAAAGACCGCAAGAGTTCATGGGCTTAAAACCGATGCTTCATTCCGGTATGAAAGAGGTACAGATCCCAATATTACCGTATTTGCACTTAAGCGCGCAGCACTTTTAATAAAACAGATTGCAGGTGGACAAATTTCATCGGAAGTTGTGGATGTGTATCCTGAAAAAATAGAAAATTTTAAAATTCAATTATCGTATAAAACCACCGATAGTTTGATTGGTAAAACAATCGACAGGGAAATAATAAAGCGAATCATAAGGGTTTTGGGCATTGAAATCCATGCAGAATTTTCTGATGGGCTTTCTCTTTCTGTTCCTCCTTTTAAGGTTGATGTTACACGAGAAGTTGACCTTATTGAAGAAGTATTGCGCATTTACGGATACAATAACATAGAAATCCCCCAACAGGTAAGAGCTTCACTCACTTTTTCACAAAAACCTGATAAGGATAAAGCAAAAAACATTGTTTCTGATTTATTGAGTAATAAAGGCTTTAATGAGATCATGAGCAATTCCCTTACTAAGATAAATTATGTAGGTCTATTAAGTGATTTGGATGAAAAAGAGAATGTAAATATTCTTAATCCCTTAAGCAGTGATCTTGGTGTTATGCGAAGAACCTTGATTTTTGGTGGTCTTGAAGCATTAGCTTACAATATAAACCGAAAAAATGCAAACCTTAAATTCTATGAATTCGGGAAAACATACAAAAGAAAACAAGATCACTCAGGCTATGATGAAAAGCAAATGTTAGCTCTTTTTTTAACTGGAAGTAAAAACCCCGAAAGCTGGAATATAAAAGAGGAACCAGTAGATTTTTATTACTTAAAAGGTTTTATTCAAAGTGTTTTTGAACGTTTGGGCCTAGAGTACTTAAGTGGAGAAAGCGAAAACACTGCATTTTCATACGGCTTGAGGCTTTTCTCAAAAAAAGAAACGATATGTGAATATGGTGAATTGAACAAAAAAGTCCTAAAGGCTTTGGATATTAATCAACCTGTTTTTTATGCTGAAGTTAATTGGGACCTAATTGTTTCATTGCTTGAAAAAATAAAAACAAATTTTACAGGAATTCCAAAATTTCCTTTTGTTAGAAGAGATCTTGCCCTGTTAATTGACAAAAATGTTAAGTTTCAAGACATTGAAAAAATCTCCTTTCAAAGTGGCAGGCAACTGCTAAAAGAGGTGAATTTGTTTGATGTTTATGAGGGGGAAAAACTTGAACCAGGCAAAAAATCTTATGCAGTCAGTTTTATTTTGCAAGATCCTGAAAAAACCCTTACAGATGTCCAGATTGACAAGTTTATGGATAAACTGCAGAAAGATTTTCAGGAAAACCTTGGTGCAACTCTAAGATAA
- a CDS encoding collagen-like protein, which yields MFKNLLLLIGFSLSFLTLFAQNNVGIGTNTPHPTAILDLLSSDKGLLVPRISAVNRLAISSPANGLLVFDTDSACFFYFNSTVPTWVSLCQAGAVGATGPQGAQGATGSTGTQGASGVNGATGIQGPTGTTGMQGPTGATGSAGVAGPQGLTGTAGATGAQGVAGINGATGAQGTTGSAGVAGPQGPTGSAGTTGATGAQGLAGINGATGAQGTTGALGSTGSTGTTGPTWTLATLEYNANGNIVLNGTTGSGGPITSTNAAWTILGNAGTNPSTNFLGTSDNVDLVFRTGNNDRMRIKYNLTYPVIGIGTNFPITNLIPGANSSVLHLHDMGTSTFSQFILSTHGTANGLRAGVINFAATQAVNDRRSASIESFLTASSVTNVTGDIRFFTNNNNSFTEKMRILSTGNVSINQNVPVLNDVFSVYASGAAGATNTVGIYAINGYSITTGIGIYGENTGTGTGVYGANSGASGIGVRGFSSGTTAIGIYGTNNSTGTGVYGLSTLAAGTGVVGLANGGGDGIFGSTTSASAMGLWARNSHANGTAMLAAGNNVTSFFLNSGSGIAANGKDFGVYGFAQGSTAATSAGGYFRDSLNAANMTHSWVAAYSAGTAYKVLGPGAASTIVKDLSNNNVVMFCPEAPEVLFEDYGFSEIIGGKATVHLDPLFTKNVVINQNHPLRVFIQLEGECNGVFVTNKTASSFDVVELNSGNSSVKFTYKVVANRADAYENGVLSSKFENLRFPAAPEKAQTNSYTKPFPEIPNSQLKE from the coding sequence ATGTTTAAAAACTTACTTTTATTAATTGGCTTTTCCTTGAGCTTCTTGACTTTATTCGCTCAAAATAATGTAGGGATTGGCACCAATACTCCTCATCCTACAGCAATTTTAGACTTACTTTCCTCTGACAAAGGTTTATTGGTTCCTCGAATTTCAGCCGTTAATCGTTTGGCTATATCTTCTCCAGCAAATGGTTTGTTGGTTTTTGATACAGATTCAGCATGCTTCTTTTATTTTAATAGTACTGTTCCTACTTGGGTCTCTTTATGTCAGGCTGGAGCAGTTGGTGCTACGGGACCACAGGGTGCACAGGGAGCAACAGGATCTACGGGAACTCAAGGTGCATCGGGAGTAAACGGAGCAACAGGTATTCAAGGTCCCACAGGAACTACAGGTATGCAAGGGCCAACAGGAGCTACAGGAAGTGCCGGTGTTGCAGGGCCTCAAGGTCTAACAGGAACAGCAGGAGCTACAGGGGCTCAGGGCGTAGCTGGAATTAACGGTGCTACAGGAGCTCAAGGAACTACAGGAAGTGCCGGTGTAGCTGGGCCTCAAGGTCCAACAGGAAGTGCTGGAACAACAGGAGCTACTGGGGCTCAGGGCCTAGCAGGAATTAACGGTGCTACAGGAGCTCAAGGAACTACAGGAGCACTTGGATCGACAGGTTCAACTGGTACCACAGGCCCAACCTGGACCCTAGCTACCTTGGAATACAACGCAAATGGAAATATAGTATTGAATGGAACTACAGGTTCTGGAGGCCCTATTACATCAACAAATGCTGCATGGACAATCTTAGGTAATGCTGGTACAAATCCATCAACTAACTTTCTAGGTACATCAGATAATGTTGACTTGGTTTTTCGCACTGGAAACAACGATAGGATGAGAATTAAATATAATTTAACTTATCCTGTAATAGGCATAGGAACTAATTTTCCGATTACTAATCTTATTCCAGGTGCAAACTCATCCGTTTTACATTTACATGATATGGGAACTTCCACTTTCTCTCAATTTATATTAAGTACTCATGGCACTGCAAATGGATTAAGGGCGGGGGTAATAAATTTTGCTGCAACTCAAGCAGTTAATGATAGAAGATCTGCATCAATTGAAAGTTTTTTAACTGCCTCATCAGTAACTAATGTAACAGGAGATATTCGTTTTTTTACAAATAACAATAATTCATTTACAGAAAAAATGAGAATTCTGTCAACAGGAAATGTTTCCATTAATCAGAATGTTCCGGTACTAAATGATGTTTTTTCAGTTTATGCCTCAGGGGCAGCTGGAGCAACAAATACTGTTGGAATTTATGCAATAAATGGATATAGTATTACAACTGGAATTGGAATTTATGGGGAAAATACAGGTACTGGCACAGGCGTTTATGGCGCTAATTCTGGTGCATCTGGAATTGGAGTCCGTGGATTCTCATCAGGAACTACAGCTATAGGTATCTACGGTACGAATAATTCCACAGGAACAGGTGTCTATGGCTTAAGTACTTTAGCAGCAGGAACAGGAGTAGTAGGTCTTGCCAATGGAGGAGGTGATGGAATATTTGGAAGCACTACTTCAGCTAGCGCAATGGGTCTGTGGGCAAGAAATAGCCATGCAAATGGAACAGCTATGCTAGCAGCTGGAAATAATGTAACATCGTTTTTTTTAAATTCTGGTTCAGGAATAGCAGCTAATGGGAAAGATTTTGGAGTATATGGTTTTGCCCAAGGAAGTACTGCTGCAACTTCTGCTGGAGGATATTTCAGGGATAGTTTAAATGCTGCAAATATGACCCATTCATGGGTAGCTGCATATAGTGCAGGCACAGCCTATAAAGTGCTAGGCCCGGGAGCAGCATCAACAATTGTTAAGGATTTAAGCAATAACAATGTAGTTATGTTTTGTCCAGAGGCCCCAGAAGTGTTGTTTGAAGATTATGGTTTTTCAGAAATTATTGGAGGGAAAGCAACAGTTCATTTAGATCCATTATTTACCAAAAATGTTGTTATTAACCAAAATCATCCTTTAAGAGTATTTATACAATTAGAGGGTGAATGCAATGGTGTATTTGTAACAAATAAAACTGCCTCTAGTTTTGATGTAGTAGAGTTAAATAGTGGCAATTCTAGTGTAAAATTCACGTATAAAGTGGTAGCTAATAGAGCAGATGCATATGAAAATGGTGTTTTGTCATCGAAATTTGAAAATTTAAGATTTCCTGCTGCACCAGAAAAAGCACAAACGAATTCTTACACAAAACCATTTCCCGAAATTCCTAATTCTCAACTAAAAGAATAA
- a CDS encoding endo-1,4-beta-xylanase has protein sequence MKLKLLLLVSFIVLFSSCKKDIQKLIDCNEKSLYKLTTFNVGVAVSYDKIINNERYKEIVKSQFNSITPEYAMKAEFIHPEENVFNWDEADQLVDFSIKENKSFHGHALIWHNHLPHWMENYTADWNIMFRNHIIALVSRYKGKIKAWDVVNEAFEDDGSLRNTIWKQHIGEHYITLAFQYASQADPDALLFYNDYNLESKPRKMEAVLKMAKELKSLGIQIHGIGMQMHVSFEYPTDRQIQNAIKSFEQTNLKVHISELDVVVNSNTKVEDPTFHLMKEQKKKVKIIVEAFNKLPSENKYGISIWGVSDADTWVRKEFGRKEWPLLYDENYSIKPSYCGFVEGLE, from the coding sequence ATGAAATTAAAACTGTTGCTTTTGGTGTCTTTTATTGTACTGTTTTCGAGCTGTAAAAAGGACATTCAAAAACTAATTGATTGCAATGAGAAGAGTTTGTATAAACTAACAACATTTAATGTTGGGGTTGCTGTTAGCTATGATAAAATCATAAACAATGAAAGATACAAAGAGATAGTTAAATCCCAGTTTAATAGTATTACTCCTGAATATGCAATGAAAGCAGAATTTATTCATCCTGAAGAAAATGTTTTTAATTGGGATGAAGCAGATCAACTTGTTGATTTTAGTATTAAAGAAAACAAAAGCTTTCATGGGCATGCCCTAATCTGGCACAATCATTTGCCGCATTGGATGGAAAACTATACCGCAGATTGGAACATTATGTTCAGAAATCACATTATTGCCTTGGTAAGTAGATATAAAGGAAAAATTAAAGCATGGGATGTTGTAAATGAGGCATTTGAAGATGATGGAAGCTTAAGGAACACAATTTGGAAACAACATATTGGAGAGCATTATATAACCCTTGCATTCCAATATGCAAGCCAGGCAGACCCTGATGCCCTTCTTTTTTATAATGATTACAATCTTGAATCAAAGCCACGTAAAATGGAAGCCGTATTAAAAATGGCAAAAGAATTAAAGTCATTGGGAATTCAAATACATGGAATAGGAATGCAAATGCATGTTTCATTTGAATATCCAACAGATAGACAAATTCAAAACGCAATTAAATCTTTTGAGCAAACAAATTTAAAAGTTCATATTTCTGAACTTGATGTTGTTGTAAATTCAAATACCAAGGTAGAGGATCCAACTTTCCATTTAATGAAAGAGCAAAAAAAAAAGGTCAAGATTATTGTTGAAGCCTTTAATAAATTACCATCTGAAAATAAATACGGAATTAGCATATGGGGTGTTTCTGATGCAGATACATGGGTTAGAAAGGAATTTGGACGAAAGGAATGGCCTTTGTTGTATGATGAGAATTATTCAATTAAACCATCTTACTGTGGTTTTGTTGAAGGGTTAGAATAA
- a CDS encoding T9SS type A sorting domain-containing protein encodes MRIIVNMFFFLLLLPGMGIYAQCSLYEVPLSRRVNSASLIIEGKVEEKKSFWNPETKRIYTLNKIEVFKVFKGSNSSAFIQILTEGGVLENEMLFVSDFLSLDIGNVGVFVLTSSKLPGVINYYSDQIFESVASKQGFIKYNPEDISATDVFNKYTNVEKKLYPLLSLKNQYKIIKAFNIAELRDDQNNSSRMIPLITGFLPMGVSAGTKELLTIQGSGFGSSKGSGTVGFRNADDGGASFVEPLPHQYIKWTNTEIVVEVPEDAGTGRIRVTQQTTATSQVTLVVLFSRINLIDNDKAYPANMVSNNPTGGYVWQMTELFDLSKAAGAAFKRAFNTWKCNTGINWLIGDVAKVDVTKRDDINIIRFAAFNELPEGVLGTAFSYYSSCQEGRWYLSEMDIVFAPGVNWHYGTEMPGPFQIDMQTIALHELGHAHQLGHVIDPSDIMHFSYNQGTQNLVLNERNIEAGNLVMNESTTMKICSFEPMEKIPLGICEISELSQLNFKGLAIAPNPVRSMFKIKYTLAEKAAVSIEILNNLGQKVHVVFSENQTIGIYEYEVNLDGLNMANGIYYLRVYLNDVKFNYKIVRI; translated from the coding sequence ATGAGGATTATAGTCAATATGTTTTTTTTTCTTTTGCTTTTACCAGGCATGGGAATATATGCTCAATGTTCCCTTTATGAAGTTCCTCTATCCCGAAGAGTAAACTCCGCATCATTGATTATTGAAGGTAAAGTTGAAGAAAAAAAATCTTTTTGGAATCCTGAGACTAAGAGGATATATACCTTAAATAAAATTGAAGTATTTAAAGTATTTAAAGGAAGCAATTCTTCAGCCTTTATTCAAATATTAACAGAGGGAGGCGTGCTAGAGAATGAAATGCTTTTTGTTTCTGATTTTTTATCATTAGATATAGGCAATGTTGGAGTTTTTGTATTGACATCATCAAAATTGCCAGGGGTAATTAATTATTATTCAGATCAAATTTTTGAATCCGTGGCTTCAAAACAGGGTTTTATTAAATATAATCCAGAAGATATAAGTGCTACGGATGTTTTTAATAAATATACCAATGTAGAAAAAAAGCTTTATCCCTTGCTTTCATTAAAAAATCAATATAAAATAATAAAAGCATTTAATATTGCAGAGTTAAGGGATGATCAAAATAATTCATCCCGTATGATTCCATTAATTACTGGTTTCTTACCAATGGGTGTTTCTGCAGGAACAAAAGAATTGTTAACAATTCAGGGAAGTGGGTTTGGAAGTAGCAAGGGAAGCGGAACTGTAGGATTTAGAAATGCAGATGATGGTGGAGCTAGTTTTGTTGAACCTTTGCCACATCAATATATAAAGTGGACGAACACTGAAATAGTAGTTGAAGTGCCAGAAGATGCAGGAACAGGGAGAATTAGGGTAACGCAACAAACTACAGCTACAAGCCAGGTCACTTTGGTTGTTTTATTTTCCCGAATTAATTTGATAGATAACGATAAAGCTTATCCTGCTAATATGGTTAGTAATAATCCAACCGGAGGATATGTTTGGCAAATGACAGAATTATTCGATCTTAGCAAGGCTGCAGGAGCTGCTTTTAAAAGGGCTTTTAACACATGGAAATGCAATACTGGCATAAATTGGCTTATTGGGGATGTAGCAAAAGTTGATGTAACAAAAAGAGATGATATTAACATTATTCGTTTTGCTGCTTTCAATGAACTTCCTGAAGGTGTACTTGGTACAGCTTTTAGTTATTATTCCTCCTGCCAGGAAGGAAGGTGGTATTTAAGTGAAATGGACATCGTGTTTGCTCCAGGAGTAAACTGGCATTATGGAACTGAAATGCCCGGGCCTTTTCAAATAGACATGCAAACAATTGCCTTGCATGAACTTGGACATGCGCACCAACTGGGCCATGTGATTGATCCAAGTGATATTATGCACTTTTCCTACAATCAGGGAACACAAAACCTGGTTTTGAATGAAAGAAATATTGAGGCCGGAAATCTTGTAATGAATGAGAGTACAACAATGAAGATTTGTAGTTTTGAGCCTATGGAAAAAATCCCTTTGGGAATATGTGAAATTTCAGAACTTTCCCAATTAAATTTCAAAGGTTTGGCAATAGCTCCAAATCCTGTAAGAAGTATGTTTAAAATAAAATATACTTTGGCTGAAAAAGCTGCTGTAAGTATTGAGATCTTAAATAATCTTGGGCAAAAAGTACATGTTGTTTTTTCTGAGAATCAAACAATCGGAATTTATGAATATGAAGTAAATTTGGATGGATTAAATATGGCAAATGGCATCTATTATTTGAGGGTTTACCTTAATGATGTTAAATTTAATTATAAGATTGTTAGGATTTAG
- a CDS encoding YifB family Mg chelatase-like AAA ATPase, translated as MLVKTYGSAVFGVNATTITIEVNIGQGVNFLMVGLPDSAVKESQQRIDAALKNNGYKIPGRSIVINMAPADIRKEGSAYDLTLAIGILAASEQIKAENVHKYMIMGELSLDGGLQSIKGVLPIAINARNEGFTGIILPKQNAGEAAVVDNLEVLGVENIKEVIDFFNGDLELEKTIINIKDEFYSSLNTIEFDFSDVKGQENIKRALEIAAAGGHNVILIGPPGAGKTMLAKRLPTILPPLNLQESLETTKIHSVAGKMSKGSSLITARPFRSPHHTISDVALVGGGSYPQPGEISLAHNGVLFLDELPEFKRTVLEVMRQPLEERLITISRAKFSVEYPASFMLVSSMNPCPCGYYNHPEKECVCAAGVVQRYLNKISGPLLDRIDIHIEVTPVSFNELTDQRIPEKSETIRERVILAREIQEKRYINAHGIHCNAQMTSKLLKEICKIDAAGQQLLKIAMERLGLSARAYDRILKVARTIADLEKSESIQNQHLAEAIQFRSLDRQNWAG; from the coding sequence ATGCTGGTTAAAACATATGGAAGTGCCGTTTTTGGGGTAAATGCAACAACAATTACAATAGAAGTAAATATTGGGCAGGGAGTAAATTTTTTAATGGTGGGATTGCCTGACAGTGCAGTAAAAGAAAGCCAGCAAAGAATTGATGCCGCTTTGAAAAACAATGGCTACAAAATCCCGGGAAGAAGCATTGTCATAAATATGGCTCCGGCAGATATAAGAAAGGAAGGTTCTGCTTATGATTTAACCCTTGCAATTGGTATTCTGGCAGCTTCAGAACAAATAAAAGCAGAAAATGTGCATAAATATATGATCATGGGGGAGCTTTCCCTGGATGGAGGATTGCAATCCATTAAAGGAGTTTTGCCAATTGCCATTAATGCCCGTAATGAAGGTTTTACAGGAATTATTCTTCCCAAACAAAATGCAGGTGAGGCAGCAGTTGTAGACAACCTGGAAGTATTGGGAGTTGAAAACATTAAAGAAGTAATAGATTTTTTCAATGGAGACCTTGAATTGGAAAAAACCATCATAAATATTAAGGATGAGTTTTATTCCAGCTTAAACACCATTGAATTTGATTTTTCAGATGTAAAAGGCCAGGAAAACATAAAAAGAGCATTGGAAATTGCGGCAGCAGGTGGACATAATGTTATTTTAATAGGCCCTCCAGGAGCAGGAAAAACCATGCTTGCTAAAAGACTTCCAACTATTCTTCCTCCTTTAAATTTACAGGAATCATTAGAAACAACAAAAATACATTCTGTGGCAGGAAAAATGAGCAAAGGATCCTCTCTTATAACTGCACGTCCTTTTCGTTCTCCACACCATACAATTTCGGATGTGGCACTTGTTGGAGGGGGTAGCTATCCTCAACCTGGTGAAATTTCCCTTGCTCATAATGGAGTGCTGTTTCTGGATGAATTACCCGAATTTAAAAGAACAGTACTGGAAGTAATGCGCCAGCCATTAGAAGAGAGATTAATCACAATTTCAAGGGCAAAATTTTCTGTAGAATATCCCGCAAGCTTCATGCTTGTTTCTTCCATGAACCCTTGTCCTTGCGGTTATTACAACCATCCTGAAAAAGAGTGTGTTTGTGCTGCAGGTGTGGTCCAAAGGTATTTGAATAAAATTTCAGGCCCACTTTTAGATCGAATTGATATACATATTGAAGTTACCCCTGTATCTTTTAATGAATTAACTGATCAAAGAATTCCTGAAAAAAGTGAAACTATACGGGAAAGAGTGATATTGGCGCGTGAAATCCAGGAAAAAAGATACATAAATGCCCATGGTATCCATTGCAATGCCCAAATGACCTCAAAGTTATTAAAAGAAATTTGCAAAATAGATGCAGCAGGACAGCAACTATTAAAAATTGCCATGGAAAGGCTTGGCCTATCAGCAAGGGCTTATGACAGAATATTAAAAGTAGCCAGAACCATTGCTGATTTAGAAAAAAGTGAAAGTATCCAGAATCAGCATCTGGCAGAGGCAATACAATTCAGGAGCCTGGATAGGCAAAACTGGGCCGGATAG